In Pongo abelii isolate AG06213 chromosome 15, NHGRI_mPonAbe1-v2.0_pri, whole genome shotgun sequence, a single window of DNA contains:
- the RPL36AL gene encoding large ribosomal subunit protein eL42 isoform X1 has protein sequence MEEFSSYRQNSPAAKMVNVPKTRRTFCKKCGKHQPHKVTQYKKGKDSLYAQGRRRYDRKQSGYGGQTKPIFRKKAKTTKKIVLRLECVEPNCRSKRMLAIKRCKHFELGGDKKRKGQVIQF, from the exons Atggaggag TTTTCATCATATAGACAAAACAGCCCTGCTGCAAAGATGGTCAATGTACCTAAAACCCGAAGAACCTTCTGTAAGAAGTGTGGCAAGCATCAGCCTCACAAAGTGACACAGTATAAGAAGGGCAAGGATTCTTTGTATGCCCAGGGAAGGAGGCGCTATGATCGGAAGCAGAGTGGCTATGGTGGGCAGACAAAGCCAATTTTCCGGAAGAAGGCTAAGACCACAAAGAAGATTGTGCTAAGGCTGGAATGTGTTGAGCCTAACTGCAGATCCAAGAGGATGCTGGCCATTAAGAGATGCAAGCATTTTGAACTGGGAGGAGATAAGAAGAGAAAGGGCCAAGTGATCCAGTTCTAA
- the RPL36AL gene encoding large ribosomal subunit protein eL42 isoform X2, with protein MVNVPKTRRTFCKKCGKHQPHKVTQYKKGKDSLYAQGRRRYDRKQSGYGGQTKPIFRKKAKTTKKIVLRLECVEPNCRSKRMLAIKRCKHFELGGDKKRKGQVIQF; from the coding sequence ATGGTCAATGTACCTAAAACCCGAAGAACCTTCTGTAAGAAGTGTGGCAAGCATCAGCCTCACAAAGTGACACAGTATAAGAAGGGCAAGGATTCTTTGTATGCCCAGGGAAGGAGGCGCTATGATCGGAAGCAGAGTGGCTATGGTGGGCAGACAAAGCCAATTTTCCGGAAGAAGGCTAAGACCACAAAGAAGATTGTGCTAAGGCTGGAATGTGTTGAGCCTAACTGCAGATCCAAGAGGATGCTGGCCATTAAGAGATGCAAGCATTTTGAACTGGGAGGAGATAAGAAGAGAAAGGGCCAAGTGATCCAGTTCTAA
- the RPL36AL gene encoding large ribosomal subunit protein eL42 (The RefSeq protein has 1 substitution compared to this genomic sequence): MVNVPKTRRTFCKKCGKHQPHKVTQYKKGKDSLYAQGRRRYDRKRSGYGGQTKPIFRKKAKTTKKIVLRLECVEPNCRSKRMLAIKRCKHFELGGDKKRKGQVIQF; encoded by the coding sequence ATGGTCAATGTACCTAAAACCCGAAGAACCTTCTGTAAGAAGTGTGGCAAGCATCAGCCTCACAAAGTGACACAGTATAAGAAGGGCAAGGATTCTTTGTATGCCCAGGGAAGGAGGCGCTATGATCGGAAGCAGAGTGGCTATGGTGGGCAGACAAAGCCAATTTTCCGGAAGAAGGCTAAGACCACAAAGAAGATTGTGCTAAGGCTGGAATGTGTTGAGCCTAACTGCAGATCCAAGAGGATGCTGGCCATTAAGAGATGCAAGCATTTTGAACTGGGAGGAGATAAGAAGAGAAAGGGCCAAGTGATCCAGTTCTAA
- the MGAT2 gene encoding alpha-1,6-mannosyl-glycoprotein 2-beta-N-acetylglucosaminyltransferase, translated as MRFRIYKRKVLILTLVVAACGFVLWSSNGRQRKNEALAPPLLDAEPARGAGGRGGDHPSVAVGIRRVSNESAAPLVAAAPQPEADNLTLRYRSLVYQLNFDQTLRNVDKAGTWAPRELVLVVQVHNRPEYLRLLLDSLRKAQGIDNVLVIFSHDFWSTEINQLIAGVNFCPVLQVFFPFSIQLYPNEFPGSDPRDCPRDLPKNAALKLGCINAEYPDSFGHYREAKFSQTKHHWWWKLHFVWERVKILRDYAGLILFLEEDHYLAPDFYHVFKKMWKLKQQECPECDVLSLGTYTASRSFYGMADKVDVKTWKSTEHNMGLALTRNAYQKLIECTDTFCTYDDYNWDWTLQYLTVSCLPKFWKVLVPQVPRIFHAGDCGMHHKKTCRPSTQSAQIESLLNNNKQYMFPETLTISEKFTVVAISPPRKNGGWGDIRDHELCKSYRRLQ; from the coding sequence ATGAGGTTCCGCATCTACAAACGGAAGGTGCTAATCCTGACGCTCGTGGTGGCCGCCTGCGGCTTCGTCCTCTGGAGCAGCAATGGGCGACAAAGGAAGAACGAGGCCCTCGCCCCACCGTTGCTGGACGCCGAACCCGCGCGGGGTGCCGGCGGCCGCGGCGGGGACCACCCCTCTGTGGCTGTGGGCATCCGCAGGGTCTCCAACGAGTCGGCGGCTCCCCTGGTCGCGGCAGCCCCCCAGCCCGAGGCGGACAACCTGACGCTGCGATACCGGTCCCTGGTGTACCAGCTGAACTTTGATCAGACGCTGAGGAATGTAGATAAGGCTGGCACCTGGGCCCCCCGGGAGCTGGTGCTGGTGGTCCAGGTGCATAACCGGCCCGAATACCTCAGACTGCTGCTGGACTCACTTCGAAAAGCCCAGGGAATTGACAACGTCCTCGTCATCTTTAGCCATGACTTCTGGTCGACCGAGATCAATCAGCTGATCGCCGGGGTGAATTTCTGTCCGGTTCTGCAGGTGttctttcctttcagcattcAGTTGTACCCTAACGAGTTTCCAGGCAGTGACCCTAGAGATTGTCCCAGAGATCTGCCGAAGAATGCCGCTTTGAAATTGGGGTGCATCAATGCTGAGTATCCCGACTCCTTCGGCCATTATAGAGAGGCCAAATTCTCCCAGACCAAACATCACTGGTGGTGGAAGCTGCATTTTGTGTGGGAAAGAGTAAAAATTCTTCGAGATTATGCTGGCCTTATACTTTTCCTAGAAGAGGATCACTACTTAGCCCCAGACTTTTACCATGTCTTCAAAAAGATGTGGAAACTAAAGCAGCAAGAGTGCCCTGAATGTGATGTTCTGTCCCTGGGGACCTATACTGCCAGTCGCAGTTTCTATGGCATGGCTGACAAGGTAGATGTGAAAACTTGGAAATCCACAGAGCACAATATGGGTCTAGCCTTGACCCGGAATGCCTATCAGAAGCTGATCGAGTGCACAGACACTTTCTGTACTTATGATGATTATAACTGGGACTGGACTCTTCAATACTTGACTGTATCTTGTCTTCCAAAATTCTGGAAAGTGCTGGTTCCTCAAGTTCCTAGGATTTTTCATGCTGGAGACTGTGGTATGCATCACAAGAAAACCTGTAGACCATCCACTCAGAGTGCCCAAATTGAGTCACTcttaaataataacaaacaatacATGTTTCCAGAAACTCTAACTATCAGTGAGAAGTTTACTGTGGTAGCCATTTCCCCACCTAGAAAAAACGGAGGGTGGGGAGATATTAGGGACCATGAACTCTGTAAAAGTTATAGAAGACTGCAGTGA
- the DNAAF2 gene encoding protein kintoun isoform X5, whose translation MSLTPPLIEVLQVTDNKIQINAKLQECSNSDQLQGKEERVNEESHLTEKEYIEHCNTSTTDSDSSIAVKALQIDSFGSVTCFQQESLDVSQMILGKSQQPESKMQSEFIKQKSATCSNEEKDNLNESVITEEKETDGDHLSSLLKKTTVHNIPGFDSIKETNMQDGSVQVIKDHVTNCAFSFQNSLLYDLD comes from the exons ATGTCCTTAACCCCACCATTAATTGAAGTTCTTCAAGTTACTGATAATAAGATTCAAATTAATGCAAAG TTGCAAGAGTGTAGTAACTCTGATCAGCTacaaggaaaggaggaaagagtaAATGAAGAAAGTCATCTAACTGAAAAGGAATATATAGAACATTGTAACACCTCTACAACTGATTCTGATTCATCTATAGCAGTTAAAGCACTACAAATAGATAGCTTTGGTTCAGTTACATGCTTTCAACAAGAGTCTCTTGATGTTTCTCAAATGATACTTGGAAAATCTCAGCAACCTGAGTCAAAAATGCAATctgaatttataaaacaaaaaagtgcTACTTGTTCAAATGAGGAAAAAGATAACTTAAACGAGTCAGTAATAactgaagagaaagaaacagatggAGATCACCTATCTTCATTACTGAAGAAAACTACAGTTCACAATATACCTGGATTTGACAGCATAAAAGAAACCAATATGCAGGATGGCAGTGTGCAGGTCATTAAAGATCATGTGACCAATTGTGCATTCAGTTTTCAGAATTCTTTGCTATATGATTTGGATTAA